A single genomic interval of Romboutsia ilealis harbors:
- a CDS encoding 3D domain-containing protein — protein sequence MIKKTILKFLLVLTVIFSIGVTNIFADSTGIVTASKLNVRKGPSTKYSTMGSLYKNKSVTILGESNGWYKVKLNGKEGWASKKYIKVSGNSSSSNTSQSNSNNNNVVRTMNVVSTAYTGYSTTSTGQKPVWGTIAVDPKVIPYGTKVYIPAFGRTFIANNTGGAIKGNKIDIFMNSKKECYNWGRRTIEIQILG from the coding sequence ATGATAAAGAAAACTATACTTAAATTTTTGTTAGTATTGACCGTAATATTTTCAATAGGAGTAACTAACATATTTGCTGATAGCACAGGGATTGTTACAGCATCAAAACTAAACGTAAGAAAAGGTCCATCGACTAAATATAGTACAATGGGGAGTTTATATAAAAATAAAAGTGTAACAATATTAGGTGAAAGTAATGGCTGGTATAAAGTAAAATTAAACGGAAAAGAAGGATGGGCAAGTAAGAAATATATAAAAGTGAGCGGAAATAGTAGCTCAAGTAATACTTCACAAAGTAACTCAAATAATAACAACGTGGTTCGTACAATGAATGTAGTATCAACTGCATATACTGGATATTCAACAACTTCAACAGGTCAAAAGCCGGTATGGGGAACTATAGCTGTTGATCCTAAAGTTATACCATATGGAACTAAAGTATACATACCTGCATTTGGAAGAACTTTTATAGCAAATAATACTGGTGGAGCTATAAAAGGAAATAAGATAGATATATTTATGAATAGTAAAAAAGAATGTTACAATTGGGGAAGAAGAACTATAGAAATTCAAATACTAGGATAA
- a CDS encoding lysophospholipid acyltransferase family protein — protein MFNYLKFATYQIFGFSCSIPKLNKIKKNPDNFTNKEIYDFLHKQAEKSLKLVNINLTIKGKENIPNQPVLFICNHSSMLDSFILFSSVDRPIGCVVADEPVWRSMPIVSSWAKLTKCVYINRQNNKEGIKSINEAANNILKGQSMAVFPEGDLTWVKDPDAIISEFRSGALKIAYKAKCPIVPFVIKNSRYTYEGYQPIGKINSKDVEVEFLPPIYDHIENPKLKTIILGESIRDKMIESINKFNQNN, from the coding sequence ATGTTTAATTATTTAAAATTTGCAACTTATCAAATATTTGGTTTTTCTTGTTCTATACCTAAACTCAACAAAATAAAGAAAAATCCAGATAACTTTACTAATAAAGAAATCTATGATTTTTTACATAAACAAGCTGAGAAGTCTTTAAAGTTAGTTAATATAAACCTTACTATAAAAGGAAAAGAAAATATACCAAATCAACCAGTCTTATTCATTTGCAATCATTCTAGTATGCTAGATAGTTTTATACTCTTTTCAAGTGTAGATAGACCTATCGGATGCGTCGTTGCTGATGAACCTGTTTGGAGGTCAATGCCTATAGTTAGTAGTTGGGCTAAGCTTACAAAATGTGTTTATATAAATAGACAAAATAATAAAGAAGGTATAAAAAGTATAAATGAGGCAGCTAATAATATACTTAAAGGTCAAAGTATGGCAGTCTTTCCTGAAGGAGATTTAACTTGGGTAAAAGATCCAGATGCAATTATATCTGAATTTAGAAGTGGTGCTCTAAAAATTGCATACAAAGCAAAATGTCCTATAGTTCCTTTTGTTATAAAAAACTCTAGATATACTTATGAAGGTTACCAACCTATAGGTAAGATAAATTCAAAGGACGTTGAAGTTGAGTTTTTACCTCCTATATATGACCATATAGAAAATCCAAAACTTAAAACTATAATTCTTGGTGAATCTATAAGAGATAAAATGATAGAGTCTATAAATAAATTTAATCAAAACAATTAA
- the rbsB gene encoding ribose ABC transporter substrate-binding protein RbsB — protein sequence MKKFLSIIMTTILSASLLVGCSSKDDGIQKIGLIVSTLNNPFFVDLKAGIEKRSKELGYEVVVLDSQNDPAKEVSNMEDLTVKDVDVVLLNPVDSDSAIASVMIANNSDLPVITVDRVANGGEVVSHIASDNVAGGDMAAKFLIEKLNSEGNIVELEGTAGSSATRDRGQGFDEGIKESGFNLVAKQSADFDRTKGLTVMENIIQSKGDIDAVFAQNDEMALGAQKALEAANMKDVLIVGFDATDDAVEAVKQGKMAATVAQQPLLIGETAVNAVHKVLSGEKIADYIPVELKLITK from the coding sequence ATGAAGAAATTTCTTTCTATAATAATGACAACAATATTATCTGCAAGCTTATTGGTTGGATGTAGTAGCAAAGATGATGGTATACAAAAAATAGGATTAATAGTATCTACATTAAATAATCCATTCTTTGTAGATTTAAAGGCAGGAATAGAAAAAAGGTCTAAGGAATTAGGATACGAAGTTGTAGTTTTAGATTCTCAAAATGACCCTGCAAAAGAAGTATCAAATATGGAAGACTTAACAGTTAAAGATGTTGATGTAGTACTTTTAAATCCAGTTGATTCAGACTCAGCTATAGCATCCGTAATGATAGCTAATAACTCTGATTTACCAGTTATAACTGTAGATAGAGTTGCAAATGGTGGAGAAGTAGTATCTCATATAGCCTCTGATAACGTAGCAGGTGGGGATATGGCTGCTAAGTTTTTAATAGAAAAGTTAAATAGTGAAGGAAACATAGTAGAACTAGAAGGGACAGCAGGATCTTCAGCTACTAGAGATAGAGGACAAGGATTTGATGAGGGGATAAAAGAAAGCGGATTTAATTTAGTAGCTAAGCAAAGTGCAGACTTTGATAGAACTAAAGGTCTTACAGTAATGGAAAATATAATTCAATCAAAAGGAGATATAGATGCAGTATTTGCACAAAATGACGAAATGGCACTAGGTGCACAAAAAGCATTAGAAGCAGCAAATATGAAAGATGTATTGATAGTTGGATTTGATGCAACAGATGATGCAGTAGAAGCGGTTAAACAAGGCAAAATGGCAGCGACGGTTGCACAACAACCATTACTAATAGGTGAAACTGCAGTTAATGCAGTTCATAAGGTATTAAGTGGAGAAAAGATAGCTGATTATATACCGGTTGAATTAAAATTAATAACTAAGTAA
- the moaA gene encoding GTP 3',8-cyclase MoaA, translating into MLDEYGRNIDYARISLTDKCNLRCVYCMPEDKVYENNLINDTLSFNDYKFIISGLAQIGIKKIRFTGGEPLLYPHLIELIKYTHYECNIDDISITTNGIGLNEIAYDLKRSGLKSVNISLDSLKSYKYKSITRGGNLTDVLKSINRCLELGIKVKINCVVIKRFNDDEIYDFIDMANYYPIDVRFIELMPLGEGKYLYENGYFNITKFINETDGLYKIEDEKGSTARLYQANYAKGRIGIITPISCSFCNTCNRIRVTSDGKIKLCIHSNEETDIRYYLNKPMIFKEVLKEIILKKPEKHNLIEKKSSDTSRQMYEIGG; encoded by the coding sequence ATGTTAGATGAATATGGAAGAAATATAGATTATGCTAGAATATCTCTTACAGATAAGTGTAATTTAAGGTGTGTTTATTGTATGCCAGAAGATAAAGTATATGAAAATAATTTAATAAATGATACTTTATCATTTAATGATTATAAATTTATAATAAGTGGATTAGCACAAATTGGAATAAAGAAAATTAGATTTACAGGTGGAGAGCCATTGTTATATCCACATCTTATAGAGTTGATAAAGTATACACATTATGAGTGTAATATAGATGATATATCGATAACTACAAATGGGATAGGGCTTAATGAAATAGCTTATGATTTAAAAAGAAGTGGATTAAAAAGTGTTAATATTAGCTTAGATTCTCTTAAATCATATAAATATAAAAGTATAACAAGAGGTGGAAATTTAACGGATGTGTTAAAATCTATAAATAGATGTTTAGAACTAGGGATAAAAGTAAAAATAAACTGTGTTGTTATAAAAAGATTCAACGATGATGAAATTTATGATTTTATAGATATGGCAAATTATTATCCTATAGATGTTAGATTTATAGAGCTTATGCCACTTGGAGAAGGAAAGTATCTTTATGAAAATGGATATTTTAATATAACCAAGTTTATAAATGAAACTGATGGATTATATAAAATAGAAGATGAAAAAGGTTCTACAGCGAGATTATATCAAGCTAATTATGCAAAGGGCAGAATTGGTATTATAACTCCTATTAGTTGTTCATTTTGCAATACGTGTAACAGAATTAGAGTTACATCAGATGGAAAAATAAAATTATGTATTCATTCAAATGAGGAAACTGATATAAGATACTATCTTAATAAGCCAATGATATTTAAAGAAGTATTAAAAGAAATTATACTTAAAAAACCAGAAAAGCATAACTTAATAGAGAAAAAATCAAGTGATACCTCTAGACAAATGTATGAAATAGGGGGCTAA
- a CDS encoding potassium channel family protein — translation MKCKWSSNINNKCICNYDADETGYCIFHKKHKTIEESKAVIKLIKEEKINDFSGFVFEENFNIKDVIDYSYEELNFTETIFIKEALFNNYTFKGKVIFNQTNFLDFTTFINSKFRYSVIFNNVIFNPKHSNKKIFMGVEFTGQNLVINSVHNLPRLDGIKFDEYTKFILLDVDYEREHYINGKINYRIARNQANKIGDHERIGYYYYKERAYGSKTIKVEDYPTYRDYLSSKFFDALSKYTVGYGERPWNILKVSILTISIFALLYMFIGIKTLNNELIGISIKTLKQYSLVEILNTYIDLWYFSMVTFTTVGYGDMIVTTTIGKILVSLEVFFGITIGAAWTSVIIKRMIR, via the coding sequence ATGAAGTGTAAATGGTCATCAAATATAAATAACAAATGTATATGCAACTATGATGCAGATGAAACTGGCTATTGCATATTTCATAAAAAACATAAAACCATAGAAGAGAGTAAAGCAGTTATAAAGTTAATAAAAGAAGAAAAAATAAATGATTTTAGCGGATTTGTATTTGAAGAAAATTTTAATATAAAAGACGTTATAGATTATAGTTATGAAGAACTTAATTTTACTGAAACCATATTTATAAAAGAAGCTTTATTTAATAATTACACATTTAAAGGTAAAGTAATATTTAATCAAACTAATTTTTTAGATTTTACTACATTTATAAATAGTAAGTTTAGATACTCAGTGATATTTAATAATGTAATATTTAATCCAAAACATTCTAATAAAAAAATATTTATGGGAGTAGAATTTACTGGGCAAAATTTAGTTATAAACTCAGTGCATAATCTTCCAAGATTGGATGGGATAAAATTTGATGAGTATACAAAGTTTATATTATTAGATGTAGACTATGAAAGAGAACATTATATAAACGGTAAAATAAATTATAGAATAGCTAGAAATCAAGCTAATAAAATAGGAGACCATGAAAGAATAGGATATTATTATTATAAAGAAAGAGCCTATGGATCTAAGACTATAAAAGTTGAAGATTACCCAACTTACAGAGATTATTTATCATCTAAATTTTTTGATGCATTATCAAAATACACAGTAGGTTATGGTGAAAGACCTTGGAATATATTAAAAGTAAGTATTTTGACAATAAGTATATTTGCACTTTTATATATGTTTATTGGAATTAAAACATTAAACAATGAATTAATAGGAATAAGTATAAAAACATTAAAGCAATATTCATTAGTTGAAATATTAAATACATATATAGACCTTTGGTACTTTAGTATGGTTACATTTACTACGGTAGGTTATGGAGATATGATAGTAACGACAACAATTGGTAAAATATTAGTGAGCCTTGAAGTTTTTTTTGGAATAACAATAGGTGCAGCATGGACATCTGTAATAATTAAAAGGATGATAAGATAG
- the rbsC gene encoding ribose ABC transporter permease: MTSQAMKQKKQIDKKEILDKYRSLIALALLIVVVSILSPSFLTTKNIFNVLRQTSVNAIIAAGMTFVILTGGIDLSVGSILAISGAVCASMLVSGTNIIIAVIIALVIGAIVGFLNGFVISKGKLQPFIATLATMTILRGLTLVFTDGKPITLGSGDLAVAFGKIGGGTILGIPTPAIIMIVVFLVCGYVLNNTTMGRHTYALGSNEDAAKLSGLNTDKIKIAVYTVSGILAAVAGIIITSRLYSAQPTAGESYELDAIAAVVLGGTSLTGGKGKISNTIVGALIMGVLSNALNLLDVSSYYQMMIKGVVILIAVLLDRKNK; encoded by the coding sequence ATGACATCACAAGCTATGAAACAAAAGAAACAAATAGATAAAAAAGAAATTTTAGATAAATACAGAAGCTTAATAGCATTAGCTTTATTAATAGTAGTTGTATCGATATTAAGTCCATCATTTTTAACTACTAAAAATATATTTAACGTTTTAAGACAAACATCAGTAAATGCTATAATAGCAGCTGGGATGACATTTGTAATATTAACAGGTGGAATAGATTTATCAGTAGGTTCAATACTTGCTATAAGTGGAGCAGTTTGTGCAAGTATGTTAGTGTCAGGAACTAATATTATAATAGCAGTAATAATAGCTTTAGTTATAGGGGCAATTGTAGGATTTTTAAATGGGTTTGTTATATCTAAAGGTAAACTTCAACCATTTATAGCTACACTTGCAACAATGACAATACTTAGAGGTTTAACTTTAGTATTTACAGATGGTAAGCCTATAACACTTGGAAGTGGAGATTTAGCAGTAGCATTTGGAAAAATAGGTGGAGGAACAATACTTGGAATACCAACACCAGCAATAATTATGATAGTAGTATTTTTAGTTTGTGGTTATGTACTTAACAACACTACAATGGGTAGACATACTTATGCATTAGGATCAAATGAAGATGCAGCAAAATTATCAGGACTTAATACTGATAAAATAAAAATAGCAGTATATACAGTAAGTGGTATATTAGCAGCAGTTGCAGGTATAATAATAACTTCAAGATTATACTCAGCACAACCAACAGCTGGTGAAAGTTATGAACTAGATGCAATAGCAGCAGTTGTACTTGGAGGAACTAGTTTAACTGGTGGTAAAGGTAAAATAAGTAATACAATAGTTGGTGCTTTAATAATGGGTGTATTAAGTAATGCACTTAACTTATTAGATGTATCATCTTATTATCAAATGATGATAAAAGGTGTAGTTATATTAATAGCTGTACTTTTAGATAGAAAAAACAAGTAG
- the rbsK gene encoding ribokinase has product MKNICVIGSLNMDLVVNVDAMPKPGQTIIGSNFKEVPGGKGANQAVAMARLNGNVSMIGKVGEDGFGQTLINSLKNDKVDTTYIQTTKGSTGVALITVDKNAQNSIVVSPGANFEVKEEDIDNNIKAIENSDIVVLQLETPLNTIKYALNKAKELNKYTILNPAPAVKLDDEIIKNVDLLTPNETELEIISGVSIETEEDIQKAAQIMIEKGVKELIVTLGSKGSLYINKEKSMFKKAYKVEAVDTTAAGDSYTGALAVALSQDKGIEDAMDFASKVGALSVLKEGAQSSLPTLEDVKNFRG; this is encoded by the coding sequence ATGAAGAATATATGCGTTATAGGTAGTTTAAATATGGACTTAGTAGTTAATGTAGATGCAATGCCAAAACCAGGACAAACAATAATAGGGAGTAACTTTAAAGAAGTACCGGGCGGAAAGGGTGCTAATCAAGCAGTTGCTATGGCAAGACTAAATGGAAATGTATCTATGATAGGTAAAGTTGGGGAAGATGGATTTGGGCAAACTTTAATAAACTCATTAAAAAATGATAAAGTAGACACTACATATATACAAACTACAAAAGGATCAACTGGAGTAGCACTTATAACTGTAGATAAGAATGCTCAAAATTCTATAGTAGTTTCACCAGGAGCTAATTTTGAAGTTAAAGAAGAAGATATAGATAATAATATAAAAGCAATAGAAAATAGTGATATCGTAGTACTTCAACTTGAAACACCACTTAACACTATAAAGTATGCACTAAATAAAGCAAAAGAATTAAATAAGTATACAATATTAAATCCAGCACCAGCTGTTAAGTTAGATGATGAAATAATAAAAAATGTTGATTTATTAACTCCTAATGAAACAGAACTTGAAATTATAAGTGGAGTAAGTATAGAAACTGAAGAAGATATACAAAAAGCTGCACAAATAATGATAGAAAAAGGTGTAAAAGAGCTTATAGTAACATTAGGTTCTAAGGGAAGCTTATACATAAATAAAGAGAAAAGTATGTTTAAAAAAGCATATAAAGTTGAAGCAGTAGATACAACTGCAGCAGGAGATAGTTATACTGGAGCGTTAGCAGTAGCATTATCTCAAGATAAAGGTATAGAAGATGCAATGGACTTTGCATCAAAAGTAGGAGCTCTTTCAGTTTTAAAAGAAGGTGCACAAAGTTCATTACCAACATTAGAAGATGTTAAAAATTTCAGGGGGTAG
- the rbsD gene encoding D-ribose pyranase, whose amino-acid sequence MKKTKVINSEISYTISKMGHTDSLTIGDCGLPIPDDVKRIDLALTHNVPTFIQTLDVVLDELCVEEVVIAEEIEDKNAAVYEEILKRFKDIKITKVSHEEFKKLTKDSKAVVRTGECSPYANIILKSGVVF is encoded by the coding sequence ATGAAAAAGACTAAAGTAATAAATAGTGAAATATCATATACAATATCTAAAATGGGACATACTGATAGTTTAACTATAGGAGACTGTGGATTGCCTATACCAGATGATGTTAAAAGAATAGACTTAGCATTAACTCACAATGTTCCTACATTTATACAGACATTAGATGTAGTTTTAGACGAACTATGCGTAGAAGAGGTAGTAATTGCCGAGGAAATAGAAGATAAAAATGCAGCAGTATATGAAGAAATTTTAAAGAGATTTAAAGATATAAAGATAACGAAAGTTTCTCATGAAGAATTTAAGAAATTAACTAAGGACAGTAAAGCAGTAGTAAGAACTGGGGAATGCAGCCCTTATGCAAATATAATATTAAAATCAGGAGTTGTATTTTAA
- a CDS encoding DEAD/DEAH box helicase, which yields MNFKDLGISESIVNVLSKNGISTPTPIQKESINIVKNGCDIIAQAQTGTGKTLAFLLPLFENISIDNNNIQGLILTPTRELAIQITEEAMKLKEGKDINILAAYGGKDIGAQLNKLKRNIHLVIATPGRLIDHIMRGTINLKNLKTVVFDEADEMLFMGFKNDIETIMKDVPKKSQVLCFSATMDSAVKKLAYRYMNDPSVISIKSKEVTLDNIIQEVVETTDRNKQDALCKCLDKDNPFLSIIFCRTKVRVDKLEQDLARRGYNCAKIHSDVKQSKRERIMKSFRNADIQYLIATDVAARGIDVTGVTHIYNYDIPETVESYIHRIGRCGRAGEKGYTCLFIDPKNKSMLEEIENTIKFNIPKRQLID from the coding sequence ATGAATTTTAAAGATTTAGGAATTAGTGAGAGCATTGTAAATGTTTTATCAAAAAACGGTATATCAACACCAACTCCTATACAAAAAGAAAGTATAAACATTGTAAAAAATGGTTGTGATATTATAGCTCAAGCACAAACGGGTACTGGTAAGACTTTAGCATTTTTACTTCCTCTATTTGAAAATATATCTATAGATAATAACAATATACAAGGACTTATTTTAACTCCTACAAGGGAACTTGCTATTCAAATTACTGAAGAAGCTATGAAGTTAAAAGAAGGTAAAGATATAAATATATTAGCAGCATATGGTGGAAAGGATATAGGAGCTCAGTTAAATAAACTAAAAAGAAATATTCATTTAGTTATAGCTACTCCAGGTAGACTTATAGACCATATAATGAGAGGTACTATTAATCTAAAAAACTTAAAGACTGTTGTATTTGATGAAGCAGATGAGATGCTTTTTATGGGCTTTAAAAACGATATAGAAACTATAATGAAAGATGTTCCTAAAAAGTCTCAAGTTTTATGCTTCTCAGCTACTATGGACTCAGCTGTTAAAAAACTTGCTTATAGATATATGAATGACCCTAGTGTTATATCTATAAAGTCTAAGGAAGTTACTTTAGATAATATTATTCAAGAGGTTGTTGAAACTACTGATAGAAATAAACAAGATGCACTTTGCAAATGTCTTGATAAAGATAATCCATTTTTATCTATAATATTCTGTAGAACTAAAGTTAGAGTTGACAAGCTTGAACAAGATTTAGCAAGACGTGGTTATAACTGTGCTAAAATTCACAGTGATGTAAAACAATCTAAACGTGAACGTATAATGAAATCTTTCAGAAATGCAGATATACAATATTTAATAGCAACTGATGTTGCTGCTCGCGGTATAGATGTTACAGGAGTTACTCATATATACAATTATGACATACCTGAAACTGTAGAATCTTATATCCACCGTATAGGTAGATGTGGTAGAGCTGGTGAAAAAGGATATACTTGCCTTTTCATAGATCCTAAAAATAAATCTATGCTAGAAGAAATCGAAAATACTATTAAATTTAACATACCAAAAAGACAACTTATTGACTAA
- the rbsA gene encoding ribose ABC transporter ATP-binding protein RbsA gives MKTPILKMTNILKEFPGVKALDGVNLELYEGKVMALMGENGAGKSTLMKILSGVYKKDGGQIFYNGVEEDIKGPKDATKKGIAIIHQELNLLKDLSIGENIFLGREFKKGFRIDFNKLHEEGDKLLKKLNVNRSSRELVENLSLGEQQMVEIAKALSLDAKIIIMDEPTDALTEKETQSLFKVIEELKSEGKAIVYTSHRLKEIFEVCDYITVLRDGKYVGTEDLANLDEDKMIEMMVGRKLTDQFPRLEVEPGKTILKVENLNNEYISDINFEVKAGEIVGIAGLMGAGRSELAKTIYGHFKKQSGKIILNGKELNHKSAQEGLLNRIAYVSEDRKGDGLLVDLSVKENMTLSSLNRISKGLIIDKKHENERVDSYIERINIKTPSKDQLIRNLSGGNQQKVAIAKALMIHPEVLILDEPTRGVDVGAKKEIYDLINDFKSQGKAVIMISSEMPEILGLSDRILVLSQGRITGSFDIKDASQEAILKCAVETKEAK, from the coding sequence ATGAAGACACCAATCCTAAAAATGACAAACATATTAAAAGAGTTTCCTGGAGTTAAAGCTTTAGATGGAGTTAACTTAGAGCTTTATGAAGGAAAGGTTATGGCTCTTATGGGAGAAAATGGAGCTGGAAAATCTACACTTATGAAAATATTAAGTGGAGTATATAAAAAAGATGGAGGACAAATATTTTATAACGGAGTGGAAGAAGATATAAAAGGTCCAAAAGATGCTACTAAAAAAGGTATAGCTATAATTCATCAAGAGTTAAACTTACTTAAAGATTTAAGTATAGGAGAGAATATATTCTTAGGTCGTGAGTTTAAAAAAGGTTTTAGAATAGATTTTAACAAACTTCATGAAGAAGGAGATAAGCTACTTAAAAAACTAAATGTAAATAGAAGCTCAAGAGAATTAGTTGAAAACCTAAGCTTAGGTGAACAACAAATGGTTGAAATAGCAAAGGCTCTATCTTTAGATGCAAAAATAATAATAATGGACGAGCCAACAGATGCTCTTACTGAAAAAGAGACTCAAAGCTTATTCAAAGTTATAGAAGAATTAAAATCAGAAGGGAAAGCTATAGTATATACATCACATAGATTAAAGGAAATATTTGAAGTATGTGATTACATAACAGTTTTAAGAGACGGAAAATATGTAGGAACTGAAGATTTAGCTAACTTAGATGAAGATAAGATGATAGAAATGATGGTAGGTAGAAAACTTACTGATCAGTTTCCAAGACTTGAAGTTGAGCCAGGAAAAACTATATTAAAAGTTGAGAACTTAAATAATGAATATATAAGTGATATTAACTTTGAAGTTAAAGCTGGAGAAATAGTTGGTATAGCAGGTCTTATGGGAGCAGGAAGAAGTGAACTTGCAAAAACTATATATGGTCACTTTAAAAAGCAAAGTGGTAAAATAATTCTTAATGGAAAAGAATTAAATCACAAAAGTGCTCAAGAAGGATTATTAAATAGAATAGCTTATGTTAGTGAAGATAGAAAAGGTGATGGATTATTAGTTGATTTGTCGGTAAAAGAAAATATGACTTTATCATCATTAAACAGAATAAGTAAAGGATTAATAATCGATAAAAAACATGAAAATGAGAGAGTTGATTCTTATATAGAAAGAATAAACATAAAAACACCGAGTAAAGATCAATTAATAAGAAATTTAAGTGGTGGTAATCAACAAAAGGTAGCAATAGCAAAAGCATTAATGATACACCCAGAAGTACTAATTCTTGATGAACCTACTAGAGGGGTTGATGTTGGTGCTAAAAAAGAAATATATGATTTAATAAATGATTTCAAATCTCAAGGGAAAGCAGTCATAATGATATCTTCTGAAATGCCAGAAATATTAGGATTAAGTGATAGAATATTAGTACTTAGTCAAGGAAGAATTACAGGAAGTTTTGATATAAAAGACGCAAGCCAAGAAGCCATATTAAAGTGTGCAGTAGAAACTAAGGAGGCAAAATAG
- a CDS encoding D-alanyl-D-alanine carboxypeptidase family protein, whose product MRKRLKQLLILTFTLILSLPTLIYCDDNNKVDRYSKSSILIDQTTNRVMFEKDPDAKRPLASLSKMMTFLIALEAIENKEVNKNDIITIDKDMAKVKGSSYHLKVGEKVPLYELMKGLMIVSGNDASIAIAKHISKDVNTFVQRMNDKAKELGMTNTTFVNPNGLPIYDLQNPKALPKENISTARDIAKLGKYMFDNYEKEVIAITDMQTYSYPERGFQKNNTNALLGIIPAVDGIKTGYTGNAGYCLAFSMVVDKDKDNEIKHRMIGVVLGANHKEKRTSASLSILRYGKENFTTKKVIKKDQLIGKKYIKGLEELEVTLKSEDELYATLKNTENLKSQITLKELTYPVKKGDTIGVIKYFTEDGQVIGSVDIISANDVDNISLITKIKMIFTD is encoded by the coding sequence TTGAGAAAAAGACTAAAGCAATTACTAATATTAACCTTTACATTAATATTATCACTACCTACTTTAATATATTGTGATGATAACAATAAAGTAGACAGATACTCTAAATCATCAATACTTATAGATCAAACAACAAATAGAGTAATGTTTGAAAAGGATCCAGATGCAAAAAGACCACTTGCTAGTCTTAGTAAAATGATGACATTTTTAATAGCTTTAGAAGCAATAGAAAATAAAGAAGTAAATAAAAATGACATCATAACCATAGATAAAGATATGGCAAAGGTAAAAGGATCTAGTTACCATTTAAAAGTAGGCGAAAAAGTACCTCTTTATGAACTTATGAAAGGTCTTATGATAGTATCAGGAAATGATGCATCAATAGCAATAGCAAAGCATATTAGCAAAGATGTAAATACATTTGTTCAAAGAATGAATGATAAAGCTAAAGAGTTAGGGATGACTAATACAACATTTGTAAACCCAAATGGTCTTCCAATATATGACCTTCAAAATCCTAAAGCTCTTCCAAAGGAAAATATATCAACAGCACGAGATATAGCAAAACTTGGAAAGTACATGTTTGATAATTATGAAAAAGAAGTAATAGCAATAACTGATATGCAAACATATTCATACCCAGAAAGAGGATTTCAAAAGAATAATACAAACGCACTACTTGGTATTATTCCTGCTGTTGATGGTATAAAAACTGGATATACTGGAAATGCAGGTTATTGTTTAGCCTTTTCTATGGTAGTAGATAAAGATAAAGATAATGAAATAAAACACAGAATGATAGGTGTTGTACTTGGGGCTAATCACAAAGAAAAAAGAACTTCTGCATCCTTATCTATATTAAGATATGGTAAAGAAAACTTTACTACTAAAAAAGTTATAAAAAAGGATCAGCTAATAGGTAAAAAATATATAAAAGGATTAGAAGAATTAGAAGTAACATTAAAAAGTGAAGATGAACTTTATGCAACATTAAAAAATACTGAAAATTTAAAATCTCAAATAACATTAAAAGAATTAACTTATCCAGTTAAAAAAGGTGATACAATAGGTGTGATAAAATATTTCACAGAAGATGGACAGGTTATAGGTAGTGTGGATATAATAAGTGCTAATGATGTAGATAATATATCACTTATAACTAAAATAAAAATGATATTTACTGATTAA